The Hippoglossus hippoglossus isolate fHipHip1 chromosome 24, fHipHip1.pri, whole genome shotgun sequence genomic interval tgtttgtgaatatttcataaacataaacatgaaaaatgaactgtttttacaaaacaatcaaaatgaCTTCCACAAGAAGCATAGTTAAGCCTTGTCGTATATATACACTTGTATATTCACCAGACATCATTACACTACATTGCAAtataagattttctttttgcacatttgtcaCAAGCACAaagccttttctttttaaaaagacattaacACAGAGGCTGTTTAGCATCCTCACACTCGGTACACACTGGGCTATTCAGGAGATAAGGAGTGTATTGAGCATATAAACAAAGAggctggtggaggtggtgggaggatCTGCAGGGTGGACTCCTGCAGGGCTTGCTTTTACAGATGCAGATTGATGAGAGCCGGGAACAAAAAGCCACAGGTTACTGCTCCCGCGCAAACCTTTCACAACACACAAGAGTTCCTGGGCCAAATCAGAGGATCCACACAAAGGAAATATATTTGTCACATCAAGAGTTGATAAAACTCCGATTGGGGTGGCAGGATTGTCAGTTGTTTGACTCAAAGGCCAGAGAACACCCTCCCAAAACCAGCCGGGAGAGCTTTCACACACAGGTAAGAATGTGGCACCTCGCTCTGCAACCTGAACTTGCAGCTGCTGCATATAAATAAGCTGGTGCAACCAGACAGTAAGAATACAACAGAGGCGGCTAACGCCCTTCTGCTCAAACACAGAGCCgacactttctgtttctctctcgcTTGAATTAAGAGGTCGGGGTCGGTGGCGAAGCTCATCATGCAAATTCATAGCATTTACATGATGGTCTTGAGTGAGTTCACTTGATATATTCACTTCCTCTCAAGTCCCATTTCACAGCCCCTTTTCCCTTTAACACACATGGAAGCATACATACACTCATTTAATATGCAGATGATGTTCTTCTGTTGGTCTGGAACACTAACAtgaatataatgtaaatatttctgCTGTCCTGAAAACTTATAGGAGGATGAAACCAGACCCAGAATCCTCTCTGCCGTCTCAACTGATATTTGTTTCCAATGCTCATTGTGCCcatgatttgttgtgttttgcaccATTTGGCATCCCAGTGTAAAAGAAGCCAAATATCTTGCAAGGACAAGAAGTTAAACTACCACAAGTGGTACCTGTAACATCAAGTGAAAGTGAAACACTTAAATAAGTTCAATTGTAGTCCATAACCCACAGGGTTAACAGATAACAGAGTTCAGATGAAGCAGAAGAACTTCTTCCAGCTGCACCTGGAGAACGCTTTGGTGCGCCTGTCGGAAAACCTCCTCTTCTTGCTCTTGCGAGTTTTGTTCTTAATGGCGGCATAGATGGCCGCATCAAAGGCCTCCTTTAAGTTCTTTTGTGTGAGAGACGAGCACTCAATGTAGTCCGAGGCCCTGATCTTCTCCGCCATGCTTCTGGCCCTGGAGCTCAGGACGGGCTTGACGTTAGATCTGTCCAGGTTGATGAGGACGTTCACGTCCAGTAGGAGGTCCGACTGGGTCCCGACAAGGATGATGGGCGCGGATGGGTTGTGAGCCCGGATCACCGAGACCCATTTCTTGGTGATGTTGTGAAACGAGGTGGGGTTGACCATGCTGAAGCACAGGAGGAAGACGTCCGCGTGGGCGTAGGACAGAGCTCTGAACTCATCAAACTCCTCCTGAACGGATCAAAGCAGAGAACATGAGTAAGTGTCAAGCAAACCATGAACAGACAGAATCAAGAAATGGGAAGAGTCACTGACTCATTAAAACGAGCATCCATTCAAATGTTGATGGATGGTGAAAGCTGGTTGCTGAGTCACATGTTGGATTAAGCAACCGTGTGACACCATTTCCAGCTTCGTAGTTTCATCTCATCGAACATTGCACGAAACTGTATTTCAAATTAACAATGGTGATGTCTAACCGATAAATGTTCGCTTGAGATATTCTCATTcttaaaaaatagaaataaaaaaggtggTACCTGTCTACATAATTTCTTCTTGGGTTATTAACTAGAACTAAGAGATATATGGTTGttacattgtttttacatttgacattttcacagtttgttttaggattgatttttaaatttgaataattaCTTTTAAGGCTCTTCATGGCCGGGTCCCAGCCTATATACGTACATAGTGTTACCTTATTTATTATAATGATGGTTCATTTGTCTTACCTGTCCAGCAGTGTCCAGAAGCTGAACTTTGACCGGTGATCCTTCCACTTGGACCTGACCTGTTGGAAACCAGGGACAATTCAAATTTAGTTCACTTTGATTAAGACAACATTCTATTTGAATTCTAAACGTTTTCATATGATAGTCTGGTATTGGCAGATATCAATATCAGAAAgtcttttcataataaaatactttataatacTACTAATTTGAAATGTTGCATTAATTTGTATTCAACAGCCACACATCACAGCTCATGAATTCATAATACAGATGATGATCCAACACAGAACACCAGCACTCTGTTATTACCCAGTAATAATAAACTTGTACTTGTACTGGTGGTGCACGATGT includes:
- the rhov gene encoding rho-related GTP-binding protein RhoV, whose amino-acid sequence is MPPHMDYFDHESRVPSACGLTREDELEPGAISCMLVGDGAVGKTSMIVSYTSNGYPTEYKQTGFDVFSGQVQVEGSPVKVQLLDTAGQEEFDEFRALSYAHADVFLLCFSMVNPTSFHNITKKWVSVIRAHNPSAPIILVGTQSDLLLDVNVLINLDRSNVKPVLSSRARSMAEKIRASDYIECSSLTQKNLKEAFDAAIYAAIKNKTRKSKKRRFSDRRTKAFSRCSWKKFFCFI